Proteins encoded in a region of the Agromyces protaetiae genome:
- a CDS encoding GntR family transcriptional regulator gives MTESKAQRAYRFIRERIDDGSYVPGYRLVLGQIARELNVSVVPVREAIRLLEAEGLVTFERNVGAQVALIKETEYLYTMQTLAVVEGYATSLSAPYLTPGHIARARLINERMRQTLEAFDPRRFTELNLEFHAVLFEACPNPHLLDLVHRGWSRMKVLRASSFGFVPGRARESVEEHERILELIEAGADPRELELVVREHRTATLDAVLAYQAAQKTPATGSAPVAAPQSTAAARQ, from the coding sequence ATGACCGAGAGCAAGGCGCAGCGTGCGTACCGGTTCATCCGCGAGCGGATCGATGACGGCAGCTACGTTCCGGGGTACCGCCTGGTGCTCGGCCAGATCGCGCGCGAACTGAATGTCTCGGTCGTGCCCGTGCGTGAGGCGATCCGGTTGCTCGAGGCCGAGGGCCTCGTCACCTTCGAACGAAACGTCGGCGCGCAGGTCGCGCTCATCAAAGAGACCGAGTACCTCTACACGATGCAGACGCTCGCGGTCGTCGAAGGGTATGCGACGTCGCTCTCGGCCCCGTACCTCACCCCCGGCCACATCGCCCGCGCCCGGCTGATCAACGAGCGCATGCGGCAGACGCTCGAGGCCTTCGATCCGCGCCGGTTCACCGAGCTCAACCTCGAGTTCCACGCGGTGCTGTTCGAAGCCTGTCCGAACCCGCACCTCCTCGACCTCGTGCACCGTGGCTGGAGCCGGATGAAGGTGCTGCGCGCGTCGTCGTTCGGCTTCGTGCCGGGCCGGGCGCGCGAATCGGTCGAGGAGCACGAGCGCATCCTCGAGCTCATCGAGGCAGGCGCCGATCCGCGCGAGCTCGAGCTCGTCGTGCGCGAGCACCGCACCGCCACGCTCGACGCCGTCCTGGCCTACCAGGCTGCCCAGAAGACACCCGCAACGGGGTCCGCGCCGGTCGCGGCCCCTCAGTCGACGGCCGCGGCCCGTCAGTAA
- a CDS encoding fumarylacetoacetate hydrolase family protein has product MASDDTDRSAAHGKIVAVHLNYRSRAAQRGRTPAAPSYFFKPTSSIAETGGTVERPAGTELLAFEGEVALIIGAPARRVSSEQGWSHVAAVTAANDFGLYDLRAADKGSNVRSKGGDGFTPLGPATIPASGLDPAGLRVRTWVDGALVQDDTTADLLFPFGQLVADLSQLMTLETGDIVLTGTPAGSSVVVPGQVVEIEVDAPDAPGAPTTGRLTTTVVQGTVAFADTGTSPAVDDQQRLEAWGSEEALAAAVAEGRSPSTDAGRPAPGSEAASPGGFELTAELRDRFERVAVATLSVALRKRGYHDVFVEGVHAQRPGTRLVGRAKTLRFVPFRPDLFAAHGGGFNAQKRAFDTVEPGEVLVIEARGERGTGTVGDVLALRAKVRGAAGVVTDGGVRDFDAVAEIGLPVFSQGPHPSVLGRRHVPWEVDVTIACGGAAVQPGDVIVGDADGVIVIPPALVAEVLAEAEAQEREDAWVAGQVAAGVPVDGLFPMNASWRARYDAEQAAGAPEANEGDAR; this is encoded by the coding sequence ATGGCTTCCGACGACACCGACCGGTCCGCCGCCCACGGCAAGATCGTCGCCGTCCATCTGAACTACCGCTCGCGCGCGGCCCAGCGCGGCCGCACGCCCGCCGCGCCGAGCTACTTCTTCAAGCCGACCAGCTCGATCGCGGAGACGGGCGGCACCGTTGAGCGCCCGGCCGGAACCGAGCTCCTCGCGTTCGAAGGCGAGGTCGCCCTCATCATCGGCGCTCCTGCGCGCCGGGTGTCGTCCGAGCAGGGCTGGTCCCACGTGGCGGCCGTCACGGCCGCGAACGACTTCGGGCTGTACGATCTGCGCGCCGCCGACAAGGGGTCGAACGTCCGGTCCAAAGGCGGCGACGGGTTCACGCCGCTCGGTCCGGCCACGATCCCCGCGTCGGGGCTCGACCCGGCCGGACTCCGCGTGCGCACGTGGGTCGACGGCGCCCTGGTGCAGGACGACACGACCGCCGACCTGCTCTTCCCGTTCGGGCAGCTCGTCGCCGACCTGTCGCAGCTCATGACGCTCGAGACCGGCGACATCGTGCTCACGGGCACGCCGGCGGGCTCGTCGGTCGTCGTGCCGGGCCAGGTCGTCGAGATCGAGGTCGACGCTCCGGATGCTCCGGGCGCACCGACGACCGGTCGCCTCACGACGACCGTGGTACAGGGGACGGTGGCGTTCGCGGACACCGGCACGTCGCCCGCCGTCGACGACCAGCAGCGCCTCGAGGCGTGGGGTTCCGAGGAGGCGCTCGCCGCCGCGGTCGCCGAGGGACGTTCGCCCTCGACCGACGCCGGGCGGCCGGCACCCGGGTCCGAGGCCGCGTCACCCGGCGGGTTCGAGCTGACGGCAGAGCTGCGCGACCGGTTCGAGCGGGTCGCGGTCGCGACCCTCTCGGTCGCGCTCCGCAAGCGCGGCTACCACGACGTGTTCGTCGAGGGCGTGCATGCCCAGCGGCCGGGCACCCGCCTCGTCGGCCGTGCGAAGACCCTGCGGTTCGTGCCGTTCCGCCCCGACCTGTTCGCCGCGCACGGCGGCGGGTTCAACGCCCAGAAGCGCGCCTTCGACACGGTCGAGCCGGGCGAGGTGCTCGTGATCGAGGCGCGCGGGGAACGCGGCACGGGCACGGTGGGCGACGTGCTCGCACTCCGAGCGAAGGTCCGCGGTGCGGCCGGCGTGGTGACCGACGGCGGCGTGCGCGACTTCGACGCGGTGGCCGAGATCGGCCTGCCCGTGTTCTCGCAGGGTCCGCACCCGTCGGTGCTCGGCCGCCGCCATGTGCCGTGGGAGGTCGACGTGACGATCGCGTGCGGCGGGGCCGCGGTGCAGCCTGGCGACGTGATCGTGGGCGACGCGGACGGGGTCATCGTCATCCCTCCCGCGCTGGTCGCCGAGGTGCTCGCCGAGGCCGAGGCGCAGGAGCGTGAGGACGCCTGGGTCGCCGGGCAGGTCGCGGCCGGCGTGCCGGTCGACGGGCTGTTCCCGATGAACGCGTCCTGGCGCGCCCGCTACGACGCCGAACAGGCGGCGGGCGCACCCGAGGCGAACGAGGGGGATGCGCGATGA
- a CDS encoding HpcH/HpaI aldolase/citrate lyase family protein, with protein MPVRLTLPDTFTARLAAATRPQIGLWVCSGNPIMAEIAAGSGVDWVLIDGEHSPNGLESILTQLYAVSAYPVAPVVRVPFGEPVIIKQMLDLGAQNLLVPMVDSAAHAAEVVRAVRYPAAAASGAPGMRGVGASLARSSRWNRVEHYLRDASSTISLTVQIESAAAVAAVDDILAVDGVDAIFVGPADLAASMGRLGDPDHPEVDDAVLRAVRAAKTAGVPVGVNAFVPEVAERYLEAGADFVAVGADVSLFARASEALADRFVGSRRPSAQRPDDPPPDAAPRASY; from the coding sequence ATGCCGGTTCGTCTGACACTGCCCGACACGTTCACGGCGCGACTCGCGGCTGCGACTCGGCCGCAGATCGGCCTGTGGGTCTGCTCGGGCAACCCGATCATGGCGGAGATCGCCGCCGGAAGCGGCGTCGACTGGGTGCTCATCGACGGCGAGCACTCGCCGAACGGGCTCGAGTCGATCCTGACCCAGCTCTACGCGGTCTCCGCGTACCCGGTCGCCCCTGTGGTGCGGGTCCCCTTCGGCGAGCCCGTGATCATCAAGCAGATGCTCGACCTCGGTGCGCAGAACCTGCTCGTGCCCATGGTCGACTCCGCGGCGCACGCGGCCGAGGTGGTCCGCGCCGTGCGGTATCCCGCGGCGGCCGCGTCGGGCGCGCCGGGCATGCGCGGCGTGGGCGCTTCGCTCGCGCGCTCGTCGCGCTGGAATCGCGTCGAGCACTACCTGCGGGATGCCTCGTCGACCATCAGCCTCACCGTGCAGATCGAGTCGGCCGCGGCGGTCGCCGCGGTCGACGACATCCTCGCGGTCGACGGTGTCGACGCGATCTTCGTCGGCCCCGCCGACCTCGCCGCCTCGATGGGGCGTCTCGGCGATCCGGACCATCCCGAGGTCGATGACGCGGTGCTCCGTGCCGTACGGGCCGCGAAGACGGCGGGCGTCCCGGTGGGTGTGAACGCCTTCGTCCCCGAGGTCGCCGAGCGATACCTCGAGGCGGGTGCCGACTTCGTCGCGGTCGGCGCGGACGTGTCGCTCTTCGCGCGGGCGTCGGAGGCGCTCGCCGACCGCTTCGTGGGCTCCCGGCGCCCGTCAGCGCAGCGCCCCGACGATCCGCCGCCGGACGCGGCGCCCCGCGCGTCCTACTGA
- the hpaH gene encoding 2-oxo-hept-4-ene-1,7-dioate hydratase: protein MLDPGRIAEIADELTAADRDRTVVPLLTARNPGMTVEDAYAVQREWTDRAVARGRRVVGRKIGLTSKVMQAATGISEPDYGVILDDMVHESGSVIEFDRFSNVRIEVELAFVLAQPLAGPDVTMFDVLDATAYVVPALEILNSHIALEGRTIVDTISDNAAMGAMVLGGRPVSPDAVDLRWIGALLSRNEVIEETGVAAAVLGHPAMGVAWLARKLAQHGQALAAADLVLAGSFTRPMWVERGDVVHADYGTLGAIACRFV, encoded by the coding sequence ATGCTCGACCCTGGCCGCATCGCGGAGATCGCCGACGAGCTGACGGCGGCCGACCGTGACCGTACGGTCGTGCCGCTGCTCACGGCCCGCAACCCGGGCATGACCGTCGAGGACGCGTACGCCGTCCAGCGTGAATGGACCGACCGCGCCGTGGCTCGCGGTCGCCGTGTCGTCGGCCGCAAGATCGGATTGACCTCGAAGGTCATGCAGGCCGCCACCGGGATCAGCGAGCCCGACTACGGGGTGATCCTCGACGACATGGTGCACGAGTCGGGCTCGGTGATCGAGTTCGACCGGTTCTCGAACGTCCGCATCGAGGTCGAGCTCGCGTTCGTGCTGGCCCAGCCGCTGGCCGGCCCCGACGTCACGATGTTCGACGTGCTCGACGCGACGGCCTACGTCGTCCCCGCGCTCGAGATCCTGAACTCGCACATCGCGCTCGAGGGGCGCACGATCGTCGACACGATCTCCGACAATGCGGCGATGGGCGCGATGGTGCTCGGCGGCCGGCCGGTGTCGCCGGACGCGGTCGACCTGCGCTGGATCGGCGCCCTGCTCTCCCGCAACGAGGTCATCGAGGAGACGGGCGTCGCGGCCGCCGTGCTCGGGCATCCCGCGATGGGCGTGGCCTGGCTCGCGCGGAAGCTCGCGCAGCACGGCCAGGCGCTCGCGGCCGCCGACCTCGTGCTCGCGGGCTCGTTCACACGCCCGATGTGGGTCGAGCGCGGCGACGTCGTACACGCCGACTATGGAACGCTGGGGGCGATCGCATGCCGGTTCGTCTGA
- a CDS encoding LysE family translocator: MESLGLFLIAASAVAVIPGPDHFYLGAVALRDGRRVALVSAVGMAAGMTVHSVVAATGLGALLLTVPGALIGVRALGALYLLYLGISAIRANPQPDDVAEAPRGRSFVRAMTVNLLNPKIVLFYLAFLPQFVTPSTIPIGVQLLMLGLLFVAIGLVVDVAYAFVGVAANAFLRRRGVGSRALSVASGVAYLALAAFVASTVVLELAGASGPPDAPSAAAPMPTAPWS; encoded by the coding sequence ATGGAGAGTCTCGGCCTCTTCCTGATCGCCGCGTCTGCGGTCGCGGTGATCCCGGGACCGGATCACTTCTACCTCGGCGCCGTCGCGCTGCGGGACGGTCGCCGCGTCGCGCTCGTCTCCGCGGTCGGCATGGCCGCGGGCATGACCGTGCACAGCGTCGTCGCCGCCACCGGCCTCGGCGCGCTGCTGCTTACGGTGCCCGGGGCGCTGATCGGGGTGCGTGCATTGGGTGCGCTCTACCTGCTCTACCTCGGGATCAGTGCGATCAGGGCGAACCCGCAGCCCGACGACGTGGCAGAGGCCCCCCGCGGCCGAAGCTTCGTCCGTGCGATGACCGTGAACCTGCTCAACCCGAAGATCGTGCTGTTCTATCTCGCGTTCCTCCCCCAGTTCGTCACGCCCTCGACCATCCCGATCGGCGTGCAGCTCCTCATGCTGGGGCTGCTCTTCGTGGCGATCGGACTCGTGGTGGATGTCGCCTACGCGTTCGTCGGCGTCGCCGCGAACGCATTCCTGCGACGACGAGGGGTCGGCAGCCGCGCGCTCTCCGTGGCGTCGGGCGTGGCGTACCTGGCGCTCGCGGCATTCGTGGCGAGTACCGTCGTGCTCGAACTGGCCGGTGCGTCAGGACCTCCCGATGCACCGTCGGCCGCGGCGCCGATGCCGACGGCGCCTTGGTCATGA
- a CDS encoding ABC transporter substrate-binding protein: MNLRRSDQHGADARRSDRAPIRIGALAPLSPPGWTEAGRHLLAGLALGVDEINASGGVDGHPLELLVRDTSADPHRAADAVRELERLDVVALVGEYHSVAAQAAAATADALGVPFLCSSAVLDAIPERETRAVARLAPAQSHGWRVYGDFLLDRGHRRIAVAIEPSVYWAAGARLLAEHLAPRGGSVIELDARTQSVASLCDAALAAQVTAILLLTGHPEPATSIVRAVRHDDRMHAILLGAPAGQPEFPEWAEALGVEGAGVPFLRYLPERLTPIGVRVDDRLRRKLGARPSFVAFEGFDSALVLASVVRTAGADRARIIESWSTPSVAGSRGVIQFSRVPDVSAWQWAWAPVQVVDRDPASPERLRVLYARS, translated from the coding sequence ATGAACCTGCGGCGGAGCGACCAGCACGGCGCCGATGCCCGGCGATCCGACCGGGCACCGATTCGGATCGGAGCCCTCGCCCCGCTCAGTCCGCCGGGATGGACCGAGGCCGGTCGCCATCTGCTCGCGGGCCTGGCACTCGGCGTCGACGAGATCAACGCCTCGGGCGGCGTCGACGGACACCCCCTGGAGCTCCTGGTCAGGGATACCTCGGCCGACCCGCACCGCGCCGCCGACGCCGTCCGAGAGCTCGAGCGCCTGGACGTCGTCGCGCTCGTCGGCGAGTATCACAGCGTCGCCGCGCAGGCCGCCGCCGCGACCGCTGACGCGCTCGGTGTCCCCTTCCTCTGCTCGTCCGCCGTGCTCGACGCCATCCCGGAGCGCGAGACGCGCGCGGTCGCGCGTCTCGCGCCCGCGCAGTCCCACGGATGGAGGGTCTACGGAGACTTCCTGCTCGACCGTGGACACCGCCGCATCGCCGTGGCGATCGAGCCGAGCGTGTACTGGGCTGCGGGCGCGCGCCTCCTGGCGGAGCATCTCGCACCACGAGGCGGCAGCGTCATCGAGCTGGACGCACGGACGCAGTCCGTGGCGTCGCTCTGCGATGCGGCACTCGCGGCACAGGTGACCGCGATCCTGCTCCTCACCGGACACCCGGAGCCGGCGACCTCGATCGTGCGGGCGGTGCGTCACGACGACCGGATGCACGCCATCCTGCTCGGTGCGCCGGCGGGGCAACCCGAGTTCCCCGAGTGGGCGGAGGCACTCGGGGTCGAGGGGGCCGGCGTGCCCTTCCTCCGCTACCTGCCCGAACGGCTCACCCCGATCGGCGTGCGCGTCGACGATCGTCTTCGACGTAAACTCGGGGCCCGACCCTCCTTCGTTGCCTTCGAGGGCTTCGACTCGGCCCTCGTCCTCGCCTCGGTCGTGCGCACCGCGGGTGCGGACCGCGCGCGGATCATCGAGTCCTGGTCGACGCCTTCGGTGGCCGGCAGTCGAGGCGTGATCCAGTTCTCGCGCGTCCCGGACGTCAGCGCGTGGCAGTGGGCGTGGGCACCTGTTCAAGTCGTCGACCGGGACCCGGCTTCGCCCGAGCGTCTGCGAGTGCTGTACGCCCGATCATGA
- a CDS encoding TSUP family transporter: MAALAAAVLAGALTQRISGIGFALVAAPVLILLLGPVQGVVVTNVFAVLTALSVYIRHARDVEYRKILPLLLAACVAAVPCALLTRDLPADVLAVIAGCLVLGALALSVTAQRVRGIAGRPGLIAAGALSGAMNVAAGVGGPAVAAYAVAARWPHDRFALSVQFYFVVLGVWSLLVRGVPPALTPTEWAVAVLALAAGLWVGSAASRRVGVRAARRWCLVVAFLGALGVVAQGVLGLAA, from the coding sequence GTGGCGGCCCTGGCCGCCGCCGTGCTGGCCGGTGCGCTGACGCAGCGCATCTCGGGCATCGGGTTCGCGCTCGTCGCCGCACCCGTGCTGATCCTGCTCCTCGGGCCGGTGCAGGGTGTGGTGGTCACCAACGTGTTCGCCGTGCTCACGGCGCTGAGCGTCTACATCCGGCACGCGCGCGACGTCGAGTACCGCAAGATCCTCCCACTGCTGCTCGCGGCCTGTGTCGCGGCTGTGCCCTGCGCGCTCCTCACCCGCGACCTGCCCGCCGACGTGCTCGCGGTCATCGCGGGGTGTCTCGTGCTCGGTGCCCTCGCGCTGAGCGTAACCGCACAGCGGGTCCGCGGGATCGCCGGCCGGCCGGGCCTCATCGCCGCCGGCGCCCTGTCGGGGGCCATGAACGTGGCCGCGGGCGTCGGCGGGCCCGCGGTCGCCGCCTACGCCGTCGCGGCCCGATGGCCGCATGATCGGTTCGCCCTGAGCGTGCAGTTCTACTTCGTCGTCCTCGGCGTCTGGTCGCTCCTCGTCCGAGGCGTCCCTCCGGCCCTCACGCCGACCGAGTGGGCCGTCGCCGTCCTCGCGCTCGCCGCCGGCCTCTGGGTGGGGTCGGCGGCCTCGCGTCGCGTCGGCGTGCGCGCCGCGCGCCGGTGGTGCCTCGTCGTGGCGTTCCTCGGTGCGCTCGGCGTCGTCGCACAGGGGGTGCTGGGCCTGGCGGCCTGA
- a CDS encoding SDR family NAD(P)-dependent oxidoreductase — protein MLLEGKTAIVFGGAGAIGSATAAVFSREGAHVALAGRTAADLDRVADALADAGGSVQAEVVDALDESAVERYVDTVARDRGRVDIVLNAVGVDHVQGLPIVDTGVEDFLYPVTTYLRTNFLTARAAARVMVPQGAGVVLTISTPGARLSGPGLVGNAAQSAGLEGFSRALAGELAPHGVRVVCVRPHALSDAVSTSYTGAMFARIAQGAGLTLDEWLAGAASGAPIGRLPETIEVAEYLAFAASDRVGVLTGVVANLTGGAIVD, from the coding sequence ATGTTGCTCGAAGGAAAGACGGCGATCGTCTTCGGCGGTGCCGGGGCGATCGGCTCCGCGACCGCCGCGGTGTTCAGCCGCGAAGGTGCGCACGTCGCGCTCGCGGGCCGCACCGCGGCCGACCTCGACCGGGTGGCCGACGCCCTCGCCGACGCGGGTGGCTCGGTCCAGGCCGAGGTCGTGGATGCACTCGACGAGTCGGCGGTCGAGCGCTATGTCGACACGGTCGCGCGCGACCGCGGCCGGGTCGACATCGTGTTGAACGCGGTCGGCGTGGATCACGTGCAGGGTCTGCCGATCGTCGACACCGGGGTCGAGGACTTCCTCTACCCGGTCACGACCTACTTGCGGACCAATTTCCTCACCGCGCGGGCCGCCGCTCGAGTGATGGTGCCGCAGGGAGCAGGCGTCGTGCTCACGATCTCCACGCCCGGCGCGAGACTGAGCGGCCCCGGACTCGTGGGGAACGCCGCGCAGAGCGCCGGGCTGGAAGGGTTCTCGCGTGCGCTCGCCGGCGAGCTCGCGCCCCACGGAGTGCGGGTGGTGTGCGTCCGGCCGCATGCCCTCTCCGACGCGGTGTCGACGTCCTACACCGGGGCCATGTTCGCCCGGATCGCCCAGGGTGCCGGGCTAACGCTCGACGAGTGGCTCGCCGGCGCCGCATCCGGAGCGCCCATCGGGCGATTGCCCGAGACGATCGAGGTGGCCGAGTACCTCGCCTTCGCCGCATCCGACCGCGTGGGTGTGCTGACCGGTGTGGTCGCCAACCTCACCGGCGGAGCGATCGTCGACTGA
- the soxR gene encoding redox-sensitive transcriptional activator SoxR, with protein sequence MPRLAPEHTALTIRQVSERSGVAITALRFYERRGLISSLRTTGNHRRYERGVLRRIAVIRVAQRIGIPLRVVRDAFDTLPSGRTPTREDWAELSRSWSAEIDARIAGLSALRDELESCVGCGCLSMTTCALSNPGDRYGADGPGPRRLLEHLQESSHARERTIPEHQTTARAQ encoded by the coding sequence ATGCCACGACTCGCACCCGAGCACACCGCGTTGACCATCCGTCAGGTCTCCGAGCGATCCGGGGTGGCGATCACCGCACTCAGGTTCTACGAGCGACGCGGGCTGATCTCGAGCCTGCGAACCACGGGAAACCACCGCAGATACGAGCGGGGCGTGCTGCGGCGCATCGCCGTCATCCGAGTCGCGCAGCGCATCGGCATCCCGCTCAGAGTGGTCCGTGACGCCTTCGACACCCTGCCGTCCGGGCGCACGCCCACGCGAGAGGACTGGGCCGAGCTGTCGCGCTCGTGGAGTGCGGAGATCGACGCACGCATCGCCGGCCTCAGTGCCCTTCGCGACGAACTCGAGTCCTGCGTCGGATGCGGCTGCCTATCGATGACCACGTGCGCGCTGAGCAACCCCGGCGACCGGTACGGCGCAGACGGCCCGGGCCCCCGACGACTCCTGGAACACCTCCAGGAGTCGTCGCACGCGCGCGAGCGCACCATCCCCGAACACCAGACCACCGCCAGAGCACAGTGA
- a CDS encoding VOC family protein, translating into MFRGIATISLTASDLDAAATWYTEVFGIEPYFRVPGYVEFRVGDHSTEVGIIEAQFAGSELSRTAAADPARPAGAVVLWHVDDLDGALAKLTTMGAREWDPVRDRGEGFTTATVVDPFGNVLGVMRNPNYLAVHDGQDG; encoded by the coding sequence ATGTTTCGAGGCATCGCCACCATCTCGTTGACCGCGTCCGATCTGGACGCCGCCGCGACCTGGTACACCGAGGTGTTCGGCATCGAGCCGTACTTCCGGGTGCCCGGCTACGTCGAGTTCCGGGTCGGCGACCACAGCACCGAGGTCGGGATCATCGAGGCCCAGTTCGCCGGATCCGAGCTCTCCCGCACCGCCGCGGCGGATCCCGCGCGTCCCGCAGGCGCGGTCGTGCTCTGGCACGTCGACGACCTCGATGGCGCGCTGGCCAAGCTGACGACGATGGGTGCCCGGGAGTGGGACCCGGTCCGAGACCGCGGCGAAGGATTCACGACCGCCACGGTCGTCGACCCGTTCGGCAACGTGCTCGGCGTCATGCGCAACCCGAACTACCTCGCGGTCCACGACGGACAGGACGGCTGA
- a CDS encoding TetR/AcrR family transcriptional regulator — translation MAHAVADGPEDGRRLRGEKRRSAIIDATLAVITRDGAAGVTHRTVAQQAGMTTSLSTYYFATLDDLLVAALTSVADAYTARIRAIVVGGGDPLTGLAELIAETAGTGRDRALAERELATLAARRPSLRPVARRWREDVAELAATLTDDPEAIAALVAASDGLCTAILLDNGSADVDHLRAVLQRAVGRTTRSTR, via the coding sequence ATGGCTCACGCCGTCGCCGACGGCCCCGAGGATGGGCGGCGGCTCCGCGGCGAGAAGCGCCGCTCCGCGATCATCGACGCCACCCTGGCCGTGATCACGCGCGATGGAGCCGCGGGCGTGACCCACCGTACCGTCGCGCAGCAGGCCGGTATGACGACGTCGCTCAGCACCTACTACTTCGCGACGCTGGACGACCTCCTGGTCGCCGCCTTGACGAGTGTCGCCGATGCGTACACGGCGCGCATACGGGCCATCGTCGTCGGGGGAGGGGATCCACTCACGGGGCTGGCGGAACTGATCGCCGAGACGGCCGGGACCGGGAGGGACCGTGCGCTCGCGGAACGCGAGCTGGCCACCCTCGCCGCGCGCCGGCCGTCGCTGCGTCCGGTCGCGCGGCGCTGGCGAGAGGATGTCGCCGAACTCGCCGCCACGCTCACCGACGACCCAGAGGCCATCGCCGCCCTGGTCGCCGCCTCCGACGGACTGTGCACCGCGATCCTGCTGGACAACGGCTCGGCCGACGTCGACCACCTCCGGGCCGTGCTCCAACGCGCGGTCGGTCGAACGACGCGCAGCACGCGCTGA
- a CDS encoding MFS transporter, translating into MYYRPTTLTVGAEEVWSMPGGVRKWAGLALLALPTVLLGLDVTVLYLVAPSVAADLSPSGTQLLWIMDAYGFFIAGFLITMGTLGDRIGRRRLLMIGMVAFAAASVCAAFAPTAGLLILARALLGIAGATLMPSTLSLVSNMFPEARERAVAIGVWATMFALGMAAGPIVGGVLVDALWWGAPFLLAVPVAIVVLIGARALLPEYADPGAGQLDLVSVALSLGSILPAIYAVKHLAASEADGQSLAFAAMSLVAGLLFIRRQRRLAHPLLDLALFTNRAFSAALVVLLIGLVGVGGSMYLVTQYLQLVEGLSPFAAGLWMGPPALAMFAVAIGAPVIARRIRPGVVMGVTLGISLIGYGMLASAGLDDELHVAVGFAFVYLGLGAIAALGTDIVIGAVPASKSGSAAALSETVQELGIAVGVALLGSLTTGIYRRRIDDVPAGLDADAADALSDSLNATISIADALPAQSVESARLAFTTGLNTAALVAGVAIALATVLCFRLLRHVPRLELVREGDTGR; encoded by the coding sequence TTGTACTATCGTCCAACTACATTGACGGTGGGTGCTGAGGAGGTGTGGTCGATGCCTGGAGGCGTGCGGAAGTGGGCGGGGCTCGCGCTCCTCGCCCTCCCGACGGTCTTGCTCGGTCTCGACGTGACGGTGTTGTACCTGGTTGCGCCGAGCGTGGCGGCCGACCTCTCGCCCTCCGGGACACAGCTGCTGTGGATCATGGACGCGTACGGCTTCTTCATCGCGGGGTTCCTGATCACGATGGGCACCCTGGGTGACCGCATCGGCCGGCGCCGCCTGCTGATGATCGGCATGGTCGCGTTCGCGGCGGCATCCGTGTGTGCCGCATTCGCGCCCACCGCCGGGCTGCTCATCCTCGCGCGCGCCCTGCTGGGGATCGCGGGTGCGACCCTGATGCCGTCGACGCTCTCCCTGGTCTCGAACATGTTCCCGGAAGCGCGTGAGCGGGCCGTCGCGATCGGTGTCTGGGCCACCATGTTCGCCCTCGGGATGGCCGCGGGGCCGATCGTCGGTGGCGTGCTGGTCGACGCCCTCTGGTGGGGAGCGCCCTTCCTGCTGGCCGTGCCCGTCGCGATCGTCGTGCTGATCGGCGCGCGCGCCCTGCTGCCCGAGTACGCCGACCCCGGAGCAGGTCAACTCGATCTCGTCAGCGTGGCGTTGTCGCTCGGGTCGATCCTGCCCGCGATCTACGCCGTGAAACACCTCGCGGCCTCCGAGGCGGACGGGCAATCGTTGGCGTTCGCCGCGATGAGTCTGGTCGCCGGTCTGCTGTTCATCCGCCGTCAGCGCCGCCTCGCTCACCCGCTGCTCGACCTGGCACTGTTCACGAACCGCGCCTTCAGCGCGGCCCTCGTCGTGCTGCTGATCGGCTTGGTCGGCGTCGGCGGTTCCATGTACCTGGTGACGCAGTACCTCCAGCTCGTCGAGGGACTCAGCCCGTTCGCGGCGGGGCTGTGGATGGGCCCGCCGGCTCTCGCGATGTTCGCCGTGGCCATCGGAGCCCCGGTGATCGCCCGGCGCATCCGGCCGGGCGTCGTGATGGGCGTGACCCTCGGGATCTCGCTGATCGGCTACGGGATGCTCGCGAGCGCGGGACTCGATGACGAGTTGCACGTCGCCGTCGGGTTCGCCTTCGTCTATCTCGGGCTCGGGGCGATCGCGGCGTTGGGCACCGACATCGTCATCGGCGCCGTTCCGGCGTCGAAGTCCGGCTCGGCGGCTGCGCTGTCCGAGACGGTCCAGGAGCTCGGCATCGCCGTCGGGGTCGCCCTTCTCGGCAGCCTGACGACGGGGATCTACCGCCGTCGGATCGACGACGTCCCGGCGGGCCTCGATGCCGACGCGGCCGACGCGCTGAGCGACAGCCTCAACGCGACGATCTCGATCGCCGATGCCCTTCCCGCCCAGTCGGTGGAGTCGGCGCGGCTGGCCTTCACCACGGGGCTGAACACGGCCGCGCTGGTCGCCGGCGTCGCGATCGCGCTGGCGACCGTGCTGTGCTTCCGGCTGCTTCGGCACGTGCCCCGGCTCGAGCTCGTCCGGGAGGGCGACACCGGCAGGTGA